From Vibrio aerogenes, a single genomic window includes:
- the guaA gene encoding glutamine-hydrolyzing GMP synthase, translating to MTKNIHDQRILILDFGSQYTQLVARRVREIGVYCELWSWDVDEADIREFHPDGIILSGGPESVAAENSPRAPQYVYDCGVPVLGICYGMQTMAEQLGGKVSCSDKREFGYAQVEVTQTSKLFEGLQDSVTADGAALLDVWMSHGDKVVEIPSDFVQVAQTDTCPYAAMANEEKRFYGVQFHPEVTHTKQGTQILENFVLGACGCERLWTSASIIEDAVARIKAQVGDDEVILALSGGVDSSVVAMLVQRAIGDKLTCVFVDNGLLRLNEGQQVMEMFGDHFGLNIIKVEAEERFLKALEGKSDPEEKRKVIGHEFIEVFDEEAGKLKNAKWLAQGTIYPDVIESAASKTGKAHVIKSHHNVGGLPEDMEMGLVEPLRELFKDEVRKIGLELGLPYDMLYRHPFPGPGLGVRVLGEIKKEYCDLLRRADAIFIEELHAAGLYHKVSQAFTVFLPVRSVGVMGDGRKYDWVVSLRAVETIDFMTAHWAHLPYDFLGKVSNRIINEVDGISRVVYDISGKPPATIEWE from the coding sequence ATGACGAAAAACATTCATGACCAAAGGATCCTGATCCTTGATTTTGGCTCTCAATATACCCAACTGGTTGCGCGTCGTGTACGTGAGATTGGTGTTTATTGTGAACTGTGGAGTTGGGACGTTGATGAAGCGGACATCCGTGAATTCCACCCTGACGGCATCATCTTATCTGGCGGTCCTGAAAGCGTTGCGGCAGAGAACTCTCCGCGGGCGCCTCAGTATGTTTATGATTGTGGTGTGCCTGTCTTGGGCATCTGTTATGGCATGCAAACCATGGCTGAGCAGCTGGGTGGTAAAGTTTCCTGCTCGGATAAACGTGAATTTGGTTATGCTCAGGTTGAGGTGACTCAGACATCAAAACTGTTTGAAGGGCTTCAGGATAGCGTGACAGCCGATGGTGCTGCGCTGCTGGATGTCTGGATGAGTCATGGCGATAAAGTCGTTGAAATTCCATCTGATTTTGTTCAGGTCGCGCAAACCGATACCTGTCCTTATGCGGCAATGGCGAATGAAGAGAAACGCTTTTATGGTGTTCAGTTCCATCCAGAAGTCACCCATACCAAACAGGGCACGCAAATCCTGGAAAACTTCGTGCTGGGCGCGTGTGGCTGTGAGCGTTTATGGACTTCGGCTTCAATTATTGAAGATGCTGTCGCCCGGATTAAGGCTCAGGTAGGGGATGATGAAGTCATTCTTGCTCTGTCTGGCGGCGTTGATTCTTCTGTTGTTGCGATGCTGGTTCAGCGCGCCATTGGAGATAAGCTGACCTGTGTTTTTGTTGATAACGGTCTGTTGCGCCTGAATGAAGGCCAGCAGGTGATGGAAATGTTTGGTGATCACTTCGGGCTGAATATCATTAAAGTCGAAGCGGAAGAGCGTTTCCTGAAAGCGCTGGAAGGCAAAAGCGATCCGGAAGAGAAACGGAAAGTCATTGGGCATGAGTTTATCGAGGTCTTTGATGAGGAAGCCGGAAAGCTTAAAAATGCCAAGTGGCTGGCTCAGGGCACAATCTACCCGGATGTGATTGAATCTGCGGCATCAAAAACCGGTAAAGCTCATGTGATTAAGTCGCACCATAACGTGGGCGGTCTGCCTGAAGATATGGAAATGGGGCTGGTTGAACCACTGCGTGAATTGTTTAAAGATGAAGTTCGCAAAATCGGTTTAGAGCTGGGTCTGCCATACGATATGCTCTATCGCCATCCTTTCCCCGGACCTGGCCTTGGCGTCCGTGTTCTGGGTGAAATTAAGAAAGAATATTGTGATTTGCTGCGCCGTGCAGATGCGATTTTTATTGAAGAATTACATGCCGCGGGTTTGTATCACAAAGTGTCTCAGGCATTCACTGTCTTCCTGCCGGTTCGTTCTGTCGGCGTGATGGGAGATGGCCGTAAGTACGACTGGGTTGTCTCACTGCGGGCTGTGGAAACGATCGACTTCATGACCGCGCACTGGGCGCACTTGCCCTATGATTTTCTGGGTAAAGTCTCTAACCGGATTATTAATGAAGTAGACGGAATTTCCCGTGTCGTTTACGATATTTCGGGTAAGCCACCAGCGACAATTGAGTGGGAATAA
- the xseA gene encoding exodeoxyribonuclease VII large subunit, translated as MASYLIVFVSGNRNIYTVSRLNADVRLLLENEMGIVWLIGEISNFSSPVSGHWYLTLKDTRAQVRCAMFKGSNRFVTFKPQNGQQVLVKARLSLYEPRGDYQLIIESMQPEGDGRLQQEFEQLKNKLTAEGLFAQTNKQPLPEHPQCVGIITSKTGAALFDILDVLKRRDPTLPVVIYPTMVQGEHAAIQIAQAIGRANERQECDVLIVGRGGGSLEDLWSFNQEIVARTIAASQIPVVSAVGHEVDVTIADFVADVRAPTPSAAAELVSQDSSYKVSGFENFRRRLADSIRFYLAEKNQHHQSLMHALEKQHPSNQLDKQARQLDDLSGRLQQSVQGYLIREQQRTDRLSYTLQLHSPQPWIRKMQDNMVQTERRLAEAIDKKILTCQHQLALSAETLDAVSPLSTLKRGYSVTTNRAGKVIHTSDEVHDGETLVTQLADGKIYSTVIAGPE; from the coding sequence ATGGCCTCTTATCTTATCGTGTTTGTTTCCGGTAACCGCAATATCTACACTGTCTCCCGATTGAATGCCGACGTTCGTCTGTTACTCGAAAATGAGATGGGAATTGTCTGGCTGATTGGCGAGATTTCTAACTTCTCTTCACCTGTGTCCGGCCACTGGTATCTGACATTAAAAGATACCCGTGCTCAGGTCAGATGTGCGATGTTTAAAGGCAGTAACCGCTTCGTGACATTTAAGCCCCAAAACGGGCAGCAGGTTCTGGTCAAAGCACGACTGTCTCTCTATGAACCCCGCGGAGACTATCAGCTCATTATTGAATCAATGCAGCCTGAAGGCGATGGCCGCCTTCAGCAGGAGTTTGAGCAATTAAAGAACAAACTGACTGCGGAAGGACTCTTTGCACAAACCAATAAGCAACCCTTACCTGAGCACCCACAATGTGTCGGAATTATTACCTCCAAAACCGGCGCAGCTTTATTCGATATCCTGGATGTACTCAAGCGAAGAGACCCGACATTGCCTGTGGTGATCTATCCAACCATGGTTCAGGGAGAACATGCTGCCATTCAAATCGCTCAAGCGATTGGCAGAGCAAATGAGAGACAGGAATGTGATGTTTTGATCGTCGGTCGTGGTGGCGGCTCTCTGGAAGATCTCTGGAGCTTCAATCAGGAAATCGTTGCCCGGACAATTGCGGCAAGTCAGATTCCGGTTGTCAGTGCCGTCGGCCATGAAGTTGATGTCACAATTGCTGACTTTGTTGCCGATGTTCGGGCGCCAACCCCTTCAGCAGCGGCTGAACTGGTAAGTCAGGATAGCAGTTACAAAGTTTCCGGTTTCGAAAATTTCCGGCGCAGACTGGCAGACAGTATCCGTTTTTATCTGGCTGAAAAAAATCAGCATCATCAATCCCTGATGCATGCATTGGAAAAGCAGCATCCCAGTAACCAGCTGGATAAACAAGCCCGGCAACTTGATGATCTTTCCGGGCGACTGCAACAGTCCGTACAGGGATATCTGATCAGAGAGCAGCAAAGAACGGATCGTCTCAGCTATACGCTTCAGTTGCATTCACCTCAGCCATGGATCCGGAAAATGCAGGACAATATGGTACAAACTGAGAGAAGACTGGCTGAAGCGATTGATAAAAAGATTCTCACTTGTCAGCATCAGCTCGCTCTTTCCGCTGAAACCTTAGACGCTGTGAGTCCCTTATCTACGCTCAAAAGAGGTTATTCTGTAACAACCAATCGTGCCGGCAAGGTTATTCACACCTCTGATGAGGTCCACGACGGAGAGACACTCGTCACTCAGTTAGCTGACGGCAAAATTTACTCGACTGTCATAGCTGGTCCTGAATAA
- the guaB gene encoding IMP dehydrogenase yields the protein MLRIAKEALTFDDVLLVPAHSTVLPNTADLRTRLTKNITLNIPMLSASMDTVTEARLAIALAQEGGIGFIHKNMSVEQQAAQVRQVKIYEAGVVTSPVTVQPEQTIAEVMALTEEHGFAGFPVVTRNNELVGIITGRDVRFVTDLNKQVSAVMTPKERLATVKEGASHAEVQEKMHQARVEKILVVNDEFQLTGMITAKDFHKAEKAPHACKDEQGRLRVGAAIGAAPGNEERVKALVEAGVDVLLIDSSHGHSEGVLQRIRETREAYPDLDIIGGNVATAQGAKALIEAGVSAVKVGIGPGSICTTRIVTGVGVPQVSAIADAAAVADEYGIPVIGDGGIRFSGDICKAIAAGASCVMVGSMFAGTEEAPGEVILYQGRSYKAYRGMGSLGAMSKGSSDRYFQSDNAADKLVPEGIEGRIAYKGLLREIVHQQMGGLRSCMGLTGSATIEDLRTKAEFVKISGAGIQESHVHDVQITKEAPNYRLGS from the coding sequence ATGTTACGAATCGCCAAAGAAGCTCTGACTTTCGACGATGTACTACTCGTCCCAGCCCATTCTACAGTTCTTCCCAATACTGCTGATCTTCGTACCCGGCTCACGAAGAATATCACCCTGAATATTCCAATGCTTTCTGCATCGATGGATACTGTCACGGAAGCTCGTCTGGCTATTGCGCTGGCTCAGGAAGGCGGGATTGGTTTTATCCATAAAAACATGTCAGTCGAACAGCAGGCTGCTCAGGTTCGTCAGGTTAAGATCTATGAAGCCGGTGTGGTGACATCTCCGGTAACCGTTCAGCCTGAGCAGACGATTGCTGAAGTGATGGCCTTAACCGAAGAACACGGCTTTGCGGGCTTTCCTGTCGTGACACGAAATAATGAACTGGTTGGGATTATTACCGGCCGTGATGTGCGTTTTGTCACTGATCTGAATAAACAGGTTTCAGCAGTCATGACGCCAAAAGAGCGTCTTGCAACAGTGAAAGAAGGCGCTTCTCACGCTGAAGTGCAGGAAAAAATGCACCAGGCCCGCGTTGAAAAAATCCTGGTTGTGAATGATGAATTCCAGCTGACCGGTATGATCACAGCAAAAGACTTCCATAAAGCAGAAAAAGCCCCACATGCCTGTAAAGATGAACAGGGCAGGCTACGTGTTGGCGCGGCAATCGGCGCTGCGCCCGGCAATGAAGAGCGGGTAAAAGCGCTGGTTGAAGCCGGTGTCGATGTGTTGTTGATTGACTCCTCTCATGGTCATTCTGAAGGTGTACTACAGCGTATTCGCGAAACACGTGAAGCTTATCCTGATTTGGATATTATTGGCGGAAACGTAGCAACGGCTCAGGGTGCCAAAGCATTGATTGAAGCCGGAGTGAGCGCAGTTAAGGTTGGTATTGGCCCCGGTTCGATCTGTACGACCCGTATCGTCACTGGTGTTGGTGTGCCACAGGTTTCTGCAATTGCTGATGCTGCGGCTGTTGCTGATGAGTATGGTATTCCTGTGATTGGTGATGGCGGGATTCGTTTCTCTGGTGATATCTGTAAGGCAATTGCTGCGGGGGCATCGTGTGTGATGGTTGGCTCTATGTTTGCCGGGACAGAAGAAGCACCGGGAGAAGTCATTCTTTATCAGGGACGTTCTTATAAAGCTTATCGTGGTATGGGGTCTCTGGGAGCAATGTCAAAAGGCTCTTCCGATCGTTATTTCCAGTCGGATAATGCTGCTGACAAACTCGTTCCTGAAGGCATTGAAGGCCGGATTGCTTATAAAGGTTTGCTCAGAGAAATCGTGCACCAGCAAATGGGTGGGCTTCGTTCTTGTATGGGTTTAACCGGTTCTGCAACGATTGAAGATTTAAGAACAAAAGCTGAATTCGTGAAAATCTCTGGTGCTGGTATCCAAGAATCTCACGTTCACGATGTTCAAATCACCAAAGAAGCACCAAATTATCGTTTAGGATCTTAA
- a CDS encoding alanine/glycine:cation symporter family protein, protein MQSVVDFLNGIIWSPALIYLCLGAGLFYSILTRFVQVRHFSEMCRLLFTSKSSTKGISSFQALAVSLSGRVGTGNIAGVAAAIGFGGPGAIFWMWVVAFLGAATAYAESTLAQIYKEEEDGQFRGGPAYYIEKALGQKWYAWIFAIATVLACGVLLPGVQSNSIGNAVETAFGSGEMVQTAIGTFSFAKILTGTGISILLAFIIFGGVKRIASFTQVIVPFMALAYIITAFVIILLNIHQVPHIFAMIIGDAFTPMAGLGAAIGWGVKRGVYSNEAGQGTGPHAAAAAHVQHPAQQGLVQSFSIYIDTLLVCSATAFMILITGAYNVQGVGEGAFLVQNLAAEITPNGPGFTQAAIESALPGIGKTFVAFALLFFAFTTILAYYYIAETNIAYIRRKFNSDILMFGLKLVILCATFYGTVKTAGLAWAMGDVGVGLMAWLNIVGILTIFLLNKPAMKVLKDYEEQQKQGVEEYTFNPVALGITGADYWEKRYARQSQKSKSTSDTGDYIDTENPVDVRS, encoded by the coding sequence ATGCAATCAGTTGTAGACTTTTTAAATGGAATTATATGGAGTCCGGCACTCATTTATTTATGTCTTGGTGCCGGTTTGTTTTACTCAATTCTGACCCGTTTTGTTCAGGTAAGGCACTTCTCTGAAATGTGTCGCCTGCTATTTACCAGCAAATCATCGACCAAAGGTATTTCCTCTTTTCAGGCACTTGCTGTCTCTCTTTCTGGCCGGGTCGGTACAGGTAATATTGCGGGCGTGGCCGCAGCCATAGGATTTGGCGGCCCCGGAGCTATTTTCTGGATGTGGGTTGTAGCCTTTCTGGGCGCAGCAACGGCATATGCGGAATCAACTCTGGCTCAAATATATAAAGAAGAAGAAGATGGCCAGTTCCGTGGTGGTCCGGCCTACTACATAGAGAAAGCACTGGGCCAAAAATGGTATGCATGGATATTTGCAATTGCAACTGTATTGGCATGTGGCGTACTGCTGCCAGGTGTTCAGTCCAATAGTATCGGTAATGCTGTCGAAACAGCTTTCGGCTCTGGTGAGATGGTTCAAACAGCTATCGGTACATTCAGCTTTGCCAAAATTTTAACGGGGACAGGCATTTCTATTCTGCTTGCATTCATCATTTTTGGTGGCGTTAAACGGATTGCAAGCTTTACTCAGGTCATCGTACCATTTATGGCGCTGGCTTATATCATCACGGCTTTCGTCATTATCTTGTTGAATATCCATCAGGTGCCACATATCTTTGCGATGATCATTGGTGATGCATTTACACCAATGGCCGGACTGGGTGCAGCTATCGGATGGGGTGTAAAACGAGGTGTTTATTCCAACGAAGCAGGACAAGGAACCGGACCACACGCAGCAGCTGCAGCACACGTTCAGCACCCGGCACAACAGGGGTTGGTTCAGTCATTCTCAATTTATATTGATACCCTGCTGGTTTGTTCTGCCACTGCATTTATGATTTTAATTACCGGAGCATACAATGTTCAGGGGGTGGGTGAAGGTGCATTCCTTGTTCAGAATCTGGCGGCTGAAATTACACCAAATGGTCCGGGATTTACTCAGGCAGCGATCGAAAGTGCCCTGCCGGGTATCGGTAAAACATTTGTTGCGTTTGCCCTGCTCTTCTTTGCCTTCACAACCATTCTGGCTTACTACTATATTGCAGAAACAAACATTGCTTATATCCGCCGTAAATTTAACTCTGATATTCTGATGTTTGGTCTGAAACTTGTGATTCTGTGTGCGACATTCTACGGTACAGTCAAAACCGCGGGTCTTGCATGGGCAATGGGTGACGTCGGTGTTGGTTTAATGGCATGGCTGAATATTGTTGGTATTCTGACGATCTTCTTGCTCAACAAACCAGCAATGAAAGTTCTGAAAGATTATGAAGAACAGCAAAAACAAGGCGTTGAAGAATATACGTTTAATCCGGTGGCATTAGGAATTACGGGTGCTGATTACTGGGAAAAACGCTATGCCCGTCAATCACAAAAATCAAAATCAACCTCTGATACTGGTGATTATATCGATACTGAAAATCCGGTAGATGTGAGAAGCTAA
- a CDS encoding zinc ribbon domain-containing protein produces the protein MSENRCPECQQELSWDGNYCCSRCNAHYHKIAYCPDCKAELEKLAACGAVSYFCHSCNELKSKSNPATRFEFKRID, from the coding sequence ATGTCTGAAAACAGATGTCCGGAATGTCAACAGGAGCTCAGCTGGGACGGCAACTATTGTTGCTCCCGCTGCAATGCACACTATCATAAAATAGCTTACTGTCCGGATTGCAAAGCTGAACTTGAAAAGCTGGCGGCATGTGGTGCTGTCAGCTATTTTTGTCATTCATGCAATGAGCTGAAATCTAAATCAAATCCGGCAACCCGGTTTGAATTTAAACGGATAGATTAA
- a CDS encoding sensor histidine kinase: MSLKLKTILGVAIIEALLLGLLITVTLNYLKSTNYEGLYKRAITTATLFATTTKDAVLSYDLASLDALSAELMENPDLVYVRIKSPSGQIFAQAGNKTWLNDPFHEDQQIDHVSDGVFDTRAEIREAGTLYGIIELGIDTSSLSRQINEVWHWSLSIAIGEMGLVALFSYFLGSYLVSGLTRLRYAAYRISKGYMDVFVQSKGTDEIAEVSEAFNAMSERLKNVSQSREMYEKQLESLNKTLENQIEHRTRALEKTNEQLIHSEKMASIGTLAAGVAHEINNPVGFIMSNIRTLSTYTATYNEIISQLQQLDEQQSEEELRQAVRSLKAWLKQKDIEFILEDMAEIITDIHEGNERINHIVSGLKDFSHVDQDKSYKPANLNEAIEKTLRVTENELKYKAETVVELSDLPLVNCNTSQIQQVLLNLIINASHAIEAEGRIEIRSWAENNRVCISVRDNGSGIPPALHKKIFDPFFTTKKVGKGTGLGLAISYNIMKEHQGEILMESQPGEGTCFTLNFPKAVISSPNYSPKKS, encoded by the coding sequence ATGTCATTGAAACTAAAAACAATCCTGGGCGTGGCTATCATAGAAGCACTCCTGCTTGGTCTGCTGATTACAGTGACCCTGAATTATCTGAAGTCAACCAACTACGAGGGATTGTATAAACGGGCTATCACCACCGCAACCCTGTTTGCCACAACGACCAAAGATGCTGTTCTCTCTTATGATTTGGCTTCATTAGACGCTCTGAGTGCTGAACTGATGGAAAATCCGGATTTGGTTTATGTAAGAATCAAATCCCCTTCGGGACAGATTTTCGCTCAGGCAGGCAATAAAACCTGGCTCAATGATCCTTTTCATGAAGATCAGCAGATCGATCATGTCTCTGATGGTGTATTCGATACCCGGGCTGAAATTCGTGAAGCGGGGACGCTGTATGGCATCATTGAGCTGGGGATTGATACCAGCAGTTTAAGCAGACAAATCAACGAAGTCTGGCACTGGAGTTTGTCTATTGCAATTGGAGAAATGGGACTGGTCGCCCTGTTTTCATATTTTCTGGGTTCTTATCTTGTCAGTGGCCTGACCCGGCTGCGCTATGCCGCTTACCGGATTTCAAAAGGTTATATGGATGTTTTTGTCCAGAGCAAAGGCACAGATGAAATTGCTGAAGTCAGCGAGGCGTTTAATGCAATGTCTGAACGTTTGAAGAATGTTTCACAAAGCCGGGAGATGTATGAAAAGCAACTCGAATCACTGAATAAAACGCTCGAAAACCAGATTGAACACAGAACCCGTGCGCTGGAAAAAACCAATGAGCAATTAATCCATTCCGAAAAAATGGCTTCCATCGGCACACTGGCTGCCGGTGTTGCCCATGAGATTAATAATCCGGTCGGATTTATCATGAGTAATATCAGGACATTATCCACTTATACAGCCACGTACAATGAAATTATCAGTCAATTACAACAGCTGGATGAGCAACAAAGTGAAGAAGAACTCCGGCAGGCAGTCCGTTCGCTGAAAGCATGGCTGAAGCAAAAAGATATCGAATTCATTCTGGAAGATATGGCTGAGATTATTACTGATATCCATGAAGGAAACGAGCGGATTAATCATATTGTTTCAGGACTGAAAGATTTCTCACATGTCGATCAGGATAAGTCATATAAACCGGCAAACCTGAATGAAGCGATAGAAAAAACTTTGCGGGTGACGGAGAATGAACTCAAGTATAAAGCAGAAACCGTTGTTGAATTATCTGACCTGCCTTTAGTCAATTGTAATACCAGCCAGATTCAGCAGGTTTTACTGAATCTGATTATCAACGCTTCACATGCGATAGAAGCTGAGGGACGTATCGAAATTCGCAGCTGGGCTGAAAATAACAGAGTGTGTATTTCTGTCCGGGATAACGGAAGCGGTATTCCGCCCGCCTTACACAAAAAAATCTTTGACCCATTTTTTACCACCAAAAAAGTCGGAAAAGGCACCGGGCTAGGACTGGCGATCAGCTACAACATCATGAAAGAACATCAGGGTGAAATTCTGATGGAAAGCCAACCGGGTGAAGGAACCTGCTTCACTCTCAACTTCCCCAAAGCCGTCATCTCTTCCCCGAACTATTCACCAAAGAAAAGTTAA